CCGCGGTCCAGGCGCTGGCGCAGGTCGTTGGCCTGCAATTGCCGGGGGATGTCGGCCGATGGCTGGCTGGGCGAGTCGCTGACCACTTCACCGTCGCGTACTTCGATGATCCGTTGGGCGCGAGCGGCGACTTCACGGTCATGGGTGATGAGGATGATCACATGGCCCTGGCTGGCCAGTTCGTCGAGCAGGGTCATCACCTCGGCGCCGCTGTGGCTGTCGAGGGCGCCGGTGGGCTCGTCGGCAAGGATGATGTGCCCGCCGTTCATCAGTGCCCGGGCGATCGACACCCGTTGCTGCTGGCCGCCGGACAACTGGTGCGGGCGGTTGCCGGTACGGCTGGCCAGGCCCAGGCGCTCGAGCAGGGCACGGGCGCGGGCATGGCGTTCGGCGGGCGGGGTGCCGGCGTAGATGGCCGGCATCTCGACGTTCTCCTGGGCCGAGCCCGAAGGGATCAAGTGATAGCCCTGGAACACGAAGCCGAAGGCCTCGCGACGCAGCCAGGCCAACTCGTCGCTGTCCAGTTCGGCAACGTCTCTGCCGGCGAAGCGGTAGCTGCCCGAGGTGGGGCGGTCGAGGCAGCCAAGGATGTTCATCAACGTCGATTTGCCGGAGCCCGAGGCGCCGACGATGGCGACGAACTCGCCGGGGTGGATGCTCAGGCTGATGCCACGCAACACCTCGACCCTGGGCGAATCGACACCGCCGTAGACCTTGCGGATGTCGCACAGCTCGATCAGGGGCGTGGCCATCTCAACCCCCACTGGCGGCAGGCAGGCCGATGACCAGGCGCTCGCCTTCGTTCAGGCCTTCGAGCACCTGTACCCGCAGGCGGTCGCTCAAGCCGGTCCGTACCTGGCGTGCCTCGACCTGGCCCTTGCTGTTCAGCACCTGCGCCAGGCGCACGCCGTCGCCGGGGGTGTCGTCCAGCGCGGCCAGGGGCACGCTGAGCACCTGGCTGGCTTGCCCGGCGACGAAGAACACCTGGGTGGTCATCTCCGCCATCAGGGCGCCGTCCGGGTTGTCCACGTCCAGCAGCACGGTGTACTGCACTACCTTGCTGCCGGTGGTGCCGGCGGTGGCGCTGGCCGGGCTGCCACCGCCCTGGCTGGTCTGGTCCAGCGGCTTGGGCGGTACCGGCAGGATCTGGCGCACGGTGCTGGTCCAGCGGCGCTTGCCGCCGGCCAGGGTGTTGAAATAGGCGGTCATGCCCGGTTTGACCTTGCCGATGTCGGCCTCGGAAACCTGGGCCCAGACGGTCATCGGCGAGAGCTTGGCGATCCGCAGGATCAGCGGCGTCTGCTGCTGGGCATTGAGGGTCTGGCCTTCGCGGGCATCCACCGCCACCACGGTACCGCTCATGGGCGCGTAGATACGCGTGTAGCCCAGTTCTGCCTCGTCGCTGCGCAGGCTGGCCTGAGCCTGGCGGATCTGCGCCAGGTACATGTCGATGCGCGCCTGGGTCACCTTCAGTTGCGCCTGTGCTGTCTGCAGGTCCTCCTGGCGGGTGGCGCCGGCGGCGGCCAGACCTTGCTGGCGCTGGTACTGCTGCTGGGCAAGCTGGTATTGCGCACGCTGTTCGGCCAGCTGGGCCTTGAGGTTCTCGATCGAGTAACGCCCGGCGTCGAGCTTGGCCTGTTGTGTGGAGGGGTCGATTTCCACCAGCAACTGGCCCTGGCGTACTTCGTCACCGGCTTCCACATGCAACTTGCGAATCTGCCCCGAGGCCTGGGCGCCGACGTCGACGTAACGGCGCGGTTGCAGGGTGCCCAGGGCGGTGACGCTGCTTTCGATGTCGGCGCGGATCACCGGCACGGTGCTGACCGGTGCGCCGCCGAGCGGCAGGACCTGCCAGGCCACCAGGCTGCCGAGGCCGGCCAGGCCCAGGGCGCCGAACAGCACTCGGCGGCGGGTATTGGATGTGCGTGTCATGCGGGCTTCCAGCCGGAGGTAGTGGCCGAGTGCCGCACGGGGCATGCGCTCGGGGGTCCCAGTTAAACGAATGATGTTGATGACTATTTAACGCAAGGTCGGGGTGGTCTGCGTGTTGCTGCGAATAATTATAATTTGTAAGATCGCACGCTGATATCATCCAGACCCACTGCCCCTGCCTACCAGCGCTCGAGCAGGGAGACGCCAGGTGCCGTCGTGGAACATTACTATCGCGAATTGGTGAGTTTCCTGTCTGCCCGGCTTGGCAATCGCCAAGCGGCCGAAGACGTGGCCCACGATGCCTATGTCCGGGTGCTGGAACGCACGGAGGGTGAGCGGATCGAGCATCCGCGTGCATTCCTTTATCGCACGGCCATGAATCTGGTGATCGACCATCACCGACGGCACCAGGTGCGTCAGGCCGAGCCGCTCGAAGTGCTCGACAACGATGAACGCTGGCACAGCCCGGCACCGACCCAGAGCATGCAGCTCGACCAGCGCCTGGCCCTGATGCAGCAAGCCTTGGGTGAACTTAGCGGGCCTTGCCGCGACAGCTTCCTGCTGCGCAAGCTCGATGGCCTGTCGCACCAGCAGATCGCCGAGCGCCTGGGTATTTCCCGCAGCCTGGTGGAAAAGCACATCGTCAACGCCATGAAGCATTGCCGCGTTCGCATGCGCCAGTGGGAGTCCTGAGCGAGCCGTCCGTGGATGTGAAAATTCCGTAAGTTGGCGACTTGATTTCTCCCGGGTTCACGACAACTATCAATAAAGACCCCCCGTGCAGGCGTCCCGCCTGACGTTGCCGTTGCCGGCGCAGTATGGTCATGGAGTCACCGTCACCACCCAACTGCCCAGGTCCGGACGATGCCTAACAAATCCATGCGCATCCTCATCGCCGACGAGCACCCCGGCCAGCGCCTGCAGCTGGAGAAGATGCTCAATGGCCTGGGTTATTACCGGATTGCTCCGGTGGAGAGTTTCGACGACCTGCAGCGCCTGGTGCATAGCGCCCTTGAACCCTTCAACCTGCTGGTGGGCAACATCGAGCTGGCCAGCCATGCCGGGGTCGACCTGGCACGCTTCTGCCGGGTCAGCTCGCAGATCCAGCACGCGTTGCTGTACCACTCGCCGCACCTGAAAGTGCCTGCCGTGCCACCGAGCGATCGCCATGCCGTCAGTATAAGCCTGCCCCATGCGCCGGACAGCGAGGCGCTGGAATCCTTCATGGCAATCATCGATCTGCCGGTGCTGGTCGGGCAGTTACCGTTGCCACCGGGGCTGGCGGGTGCGTCGAACTATGGCCGGCGGCGCACCAATCTCGCGCAGACGGTCTTCTGTCGCAACCCCTGAGCGGTGGGTGGATTTGCTATCCTCTGGCCTTTTGCCTCGTTGCGGAAGCTGCCATGACTGCCATCGATACCTCCCCCCCGCCACGGTTCAGCCGTAGCGATCACCGGACCCTGGGGCTGGCCGCGCTGGGTGGCGCCCTGGAAATCTACGATTTCATCATCTTCGTGTTCTTCGCGCTGACCCTCAGCCAGCTGTTCTTTCCGCCGGATATGCCGGAATGGCTGCGCCTGCTGCAGAGCTTCGGGATCTTCGTCACCGGTTACCTGGCCAGGCCCCTGGGCGGCATTCTCATGGCCCATTTCGCCGACCACCTGGGGCGCAAACGGGTGTTCAGCCTGAGCATCCTGATGATGGCGCTGCCGTGCCTGCTGATCGGGGTGATGCCGACCTACGCCGACATCGGTTACGCCGCGCCGCTGATCCTGCTGGCGCTGCGCATTCTGCAAGGGGCGGCGGTGGGGGGCGAGGTGCCCAGTGCCTGGACGTTCGTTGCCGAGCACGCGCCAGTCGGGCGTCGTGGCTATGCGCTGGGCTTTCTCCAGGCGGGGCTGACCTTCGGCTACCTGCTCGGGGCGCTGACCGCGACCTTGCTGGCGCAGCTGTTCACGCCCCAGGAGATTCTCGACTATGCCTGGCGCTATCCCTTCCTCTTGGGTGGGGTGTTCGGCGTGGTAGGTGTCTGGCTGCGCCGTTGGTTGAGTGAAACGCCCGTGTTCCTGGCGTTGCGCGAACAGCGGGCGCAGCCGGTGGCATTTCCCTTGCGCAGCGTGCTTGGCAGGCATCGCCGGGCGTTGATCCCGGCGGGGCTGCTGACCTGCGTGCTGACCTCGGCGGTGGTGGTATTGGTGGTGATCACGCCGACCGTGATGCAGCAGCGCTTCGCCATGAGCGCCGGGCATACCTTCGCACTGAGCAGCGTGGGTATCGTCTTTCTGAATATCGGC
This sequence is a window from Pseudomonas maumuensis. Protein-coding genes within it:
- a CDS encoding sigma-70 family RNA polymerase sigma factor, which encodes MEHYYRELVSFLSARLGNRQAAEDVAHDAYVRVLERTEGERIEHPRAFLYRTAMNLVIDHHRRHQVRQAEPLEVLDNDERWHSPAPTQSMQLDQRLALMQQALGELSGPCRDSFLLRKLDGLSHQQIAERLGISRSLVEKHIVNAMKHCRVRMRQWES
- a CDS encoding efflux RND transporter periplasmic adaptor subunit, with protein sequence MTRTSNTRRRVLFGALGLAGLGSLVAWQVLPLGGAPVSTVPVIRADIESSVTALGTLQPRRYVDVGAQASGQIRKLHVEAGDEVRQGQLLVEIDPSTQQAKLDAGRYSIENLKAQLAEQRAQYQLAQQQYQRQQGLAAAGATRQEDLQTAQAQLKVTQARIDMYLAQIRQAQASLRSDEAELGYTRIYAPMSGTVVAVDAREGQTLNAQQQTPLILRIAKLSPMTVWAQVSEADIGKVKPGMTAYFNTLAGGKRRWTSTVRQILPVPPKPLDQTSQGGGSPASATAGTTGSKVVQYTVLLDVDNPDGALMAEMTTQVFFVAGQASQVLSVPLAALDDTPGDGVRLAQVLNSKGQVEARQVRTGLSDRLRVQVLEGLNEGERLVIGLPAASGG
- a CDS encoding histidine kinase, producing MPNKSMRILIADEHPGQRLQLEKMLNGLGYYRIAPVESFDDLQRLVHSALEPFNLLVGNIELASHAGVDLARFCRVSSQIQHALLYHSPHLKVPAVPPSDRHAVSISLPHAPDSEALESFMAIIDLPVLVGQLPLPPGLAGASNYGRRRTNLAQTVFCRNP
- a CDS encoding MFS transporter; its protein translation is MTAIDTSPPPRFSRSDHRTLGLAALGGALEIYDFIIFVFFALTLSQLFFPPDMPEWLRLLQSFGIFVTGYLARPLGGILMAHFADHLGRKRVFSLSILMMALPCLLIGVMPTYADIGYAAPLILLALRILQGAAVGGEVPSAWTFVAEHAPVGRRGYALGFLQAGLTFGYLLGALTATLLAQLFTPQEILDYAWRYPFLLGGVFGVVGVWLRRWLSETPVFLALREQRAQPVAFPLRSVLGRHRRALIPAGLLTCVLTSAVVVLVVITPTVMQQRFAMSAGHTFALSSVGIVFLNIGCVLAGLLVDRIGAWRALMLYSLLLPLGIGALYASLVGQWGVTWLAYALAGLSCGVVGVVPSVMVGLFPAEIRVSGISFTYNVAYALWASTTPLALIALMPWSPWVCVGFCLIMGVVGLLTALYFGRREPLVFGVEPMPIMCADK